The following proteins are co-located in the Spirosoma montaniterrae genome:
- a CDS encoding restriction endonuclease subunit S: MQIIKSGQARGYKDFDFTHKYYLASADGLDERQLQKGDILINSTGVGTAGRVTLFDLDGLFVADSHITILRLDQKRTLPGYVLYALAHIGFKNIEAMANGASGQIELPLSTIERIKIPLPPLAVQQQIVAEIEAIEAQEAVDKQQIQECREEMEQVMENMPGTPTPVRSLAQINPPKDEVAKLPADSLVSFIDMASLSNEGGITHNEDRPLSAVQKGYTYFREGDVLFAKITPCMENGKGALAIGLTNKIGFGSTEFFVIRPNGLLKAELLYRFLQRRSYRAEAEKVMTGASGHRRVPKTFLENTLVNVPSPAEQETLAIQLQNLENRIREAQARLAGVAGQKAEVLKRYL; encoded by the coding sequence GTGCAGATTATCAAGTCGGGGCAGGCACGTGGGTACAAAGACTTCGATTTTACGCATAAATACTACTTAGCCAGTGCCGATGGTTTAGACGAGCGACAGTTACAGAAAGGCGATATTTTAATCAACTCAACGGGTGTAGGCACAGCGGGCCGGGTTACGCTTTTCGACCTCGATGGTTTGTTCGTGGCCGATAGCCACATTACTATTCTGCGCTTAGACCAGAAACGCACGTTGCCAGGCTATGTTCTTTATGCCCTCGCTCACATTGGATTCAAGAATATTGAAGCAATGGCTAATGGTGCAAGTGGTCAGATAGAACTTCCATTATCAACCATCGAACGCATCAAAATTCCCCTTCCTCCGCTTGCTGTACAGCAGCAGATTGTGGCCGAAATAGAAGCCATTGAAGCGCAGGAAGCGGTTGATAAACAGCAGATTCAGGAATGCCGCGAGGAGATGGAGCAGGTGATGGAAAACATGCCCGGAACCCCAACGCCCGTCCGCAGTCTGGCCCAGATTAATCCGCCTAAAGATGAAGTAGCCAAACTACCCGCCGATTCGTTGGTGTCGTTTATTGACATGGCTTCGTTGAGCAACGAGGGCGGCATTACGCACAACGAAGACCGGCCTTTGTCAGCCGTTCAAAAAGGCTACACCTATTTCCGGGAGGGCGACGTATTGTTTGCCAAAATCACGCCTTGCATGGAAAATGGCAAGGGCGCACTGGCAATCGGTCTCACGAATAAAATCGGGTTTGGCAGCACCGAATTTTTTGTGATACGGCCCAACGGATTGCTGAAAGCCGAGTTGCTATACCGCTTCCTGCAACGCCGGTCGTATCGGGCAGAAGCCGAAAAAGTGATGACGGGCGCATCGGGCCACCGGCGCGTACCAAAGACATTCCTGGAGAATACGCTGGTCAACGTTCCTTCGCCCGCTGAGCAGGAAACACTGGCAATCCAACTCCAGAATCTCGAAAATCGCATCCGGGAAGCTCAGGCTCGGCTGGCGGGCGTGGCCGGGCAGAAGGCCGAGGTGCTGAAGCGGTATCTGTAA
- a CDS encoding DUF6932 family protein produces MKQIYPPLLAAGFQEIGPWQLDQQFLEPFGENERRLHLINRLRVYLNDLINLGIPLEIWLDGSFVTRKPEPDDVDMVVWVQASDIDQLPAAHKLKFRLLLMDRDRVRSLYDVDVYWAIPTSDHEREKWQCMFGFDQSPVPKPKGIFKLTLNHA; encoded by the coding sequence ATGAAGCAAATCTACCCACCATTGCTGGCAGCGGGTTTTCAGGAAATTGGTCCCTGGCAGTTAGATCAGCAGTTTTTGGAGCCTTTTGGCGAAAATGAACGGCGTCTCCATTTAATAAACCGACTGCGGGTTTATCTGAACGACCTGATTAACTTAGGCATTCCACTCGAAATCTGGCTCGATGGCTCGTTTGTTACACGCAAACCCGAACCCGACGATGTAGATATGGTGGTTTGGGTTCAGGCAAGCGATATAGATCAACTGCCAGCGGCCCATAAACTAAAATTTCGGCTCTTGCTGATGGACCGTGACCGGGTACGAAGTTTGTATGATGTTGATGTGTACTGGGCCATCCCAACCAGCGATCACGAGCGAGAGAAATGGCAATGTATGTTTGGCTTCGACCAATCGCCTGTGCCAAAACCAAAAGGAATTTTTAAACTAACGCTGAACCATGCCTAA
- the purU gene encoding formyltetrahydrofolate deformylase → MTPPDKHILLMDGPDSKGLIYHVTGVLYRHGLNIIHNDEYVSPNGQFFMRTEFESAPDVTFDSAALLSELNTALPNAEGITFRLNPKRKKNIVVLVTKEHHCLGDLLIRYAFDELDADILAVVSNYNHLQPLVSKFGIPFHYVSHEGRSREEHEEAILRTLSIYEPEYLVLAKYMRVLTSDFVNRFPNRIVNIHHSFLPAFVGASPYRQAYERGVKIIGATAHFVNNDLDEGPIIAQNVKEVDHRHTASDMATEGRDVEKIVLSQALKLVFNDRVFIAGNRAIVL, encoded by the coding sequence ATGACCCCTCCCGACAAACACATTCTTCTGATGGATGGCCCCGATAGTAAGGGGCTTATTTACCACGTAACGGGCGTTCTGTATCGGCACGGCCTGAACATCATTCACAATGATGAGTACGTTAGCCCCAATGGTCAGTTTTTTATGCGTACTGAGTTTGAATCTGCTCCAGACGTTACGTTCGACAGCGCGGCCTTACTGTCGGAATTAAACACCGCCCTGCCAAATGCCGAAGGTATTACGTTCCGGCTGAACCCGAAACGGAAGAAAAACATAGTGGTATTGGTCACGAAAGAACACCACTGTCTCGGCGATTTGCTGATCCGGTATGCCTTCGATGAGTTAGATGCTGATATTCTGGCCGTTGTGAGCAATTATAACCACCTGCAACCGTTAGTCAGCAAGTTTGGAATCCCGTTTCACTACGTCTCACACGAAGGTCGCAGCCGCGAAGAACATGAAGAGGCTATCCTACGAACGCTTTCTATTTATGAGCCGGAGTATTTGGTGCTGGCAAAATACATGCGCGTGCTGACATCCGATTTTGTGAACCGTTTTCCGAATCGGATTGTCAACATTCACCACTCGTTTTTACCTGCGTTCGTCGGAGCCAGCCCCTACCGGCAGGCGTATGAGCGGGGTGTAAAAATCATCGGTGCCACAGCCCATTTCGTGAATAACGACCTCGATGAAGGACCGATTATTGCCCAGAACGTAAAGGAAGTTGACCACCGGCACACCGCCAGCGATATGGCTACCGAAGGCCGCGACGTCGAGAAAATCGTGCTGTCGCAAGCGTTGAAGCTGGTTTTCAACGACCGCGTATTCATCGCTGGAAATCGGGCGATTGTGTTGTAG
- a CDS encoding copper homeostasis protein CutC, which translates to MVEVCAYSLESCLTAQRAGAGRIELCGGMAEGGTTPSAGLIQLARQYLTIPLYVMIRPRGGDFLYSDTEFMVMQADIELARSFGADGVVLGILNATGTVDEIRTRQLVELAHPLPVTFHRAFDMTRDPLEALEAVIRTGAARILTSGQQPTAEAGLPILRQLVKQAAGRIEIMGGAGVNAQNATRLREAGVDALHLSGSQRNESGMLFRQAAVSMASAVPGEYERIEADEEKIRAVCSLC; encoded by the coding sequence ATGGTTGAAGTCTGCGCTTATTCGCTCGAATCGTGTCTGACGGCTCAACGCGCCGGGGCCGGGCGTATCGAACTCTGTGGCGGCATGGCCGAGGGTGGAACCACGCCCAGTGCGGGCCTGATTCAGCTCGCCCGGCAGTACCTCACTATACCGCTATACGTCATGATTCGGCCACGCGGGGGCGATTTTCTTTATTCAGACACTGAATTTATGGTAATGCAGGCCGACATTGAACTGGCTCGTTCGTTCGGTGCCGATGGCGTCGTGCTGGGCATTCTGAACGCTACTGGCACCGTCGACGAAATCCGAACCCGCCAGTTGGTTGAATTAGCTCACCCGCTGCCCGTTACGTTCCACCGCGCCTTCGATATGACCCGCGACCCGCTCGAAGCACTCGAAGCCGTTATCCGTACCGGTGCCGCTCGCATCCTGACATCGGGGCAGCAACCCACCGCCGAAGCGGGTTTGCCCATTTTACGGCAGTTGGTAAAGCAGGCAGCCGGGCGCATCGAAATCATGGGCGGGGCGGGCGTAAACGCACAGAACGCTACCCGACTGCGCGAAGCGGGCGTCGACGCGCTGCACCTCAGTGGCAGTCAGCGAAATGAAAGCGGAATGTTGTTTCGTCAGGCTGCGGTTTCGATGGCCTCGGCAGTGCCGGGGGAGTATGAACGGATAGAAGCCGACGAGGAGAAGATTCGGGCGGTGTGTAGCCTGTGCTGA
- a CDS encoding DUF2795 domain-containing protein, which translates to MYWTLELASYLEDAPWPATKDELIDYSIRSGAPLEVVENLQELEDDGQPYESIEEIWPDYPTKDDFFFNEDEY; encoded by the coding sequence ATGTACTGGACACTTGAACTTGCTTCTTACCTGGAAGATGCACCCTGGCCTGCTACCAAAGATGAACTGATTGATTACTCGATTCGGTCGGGTGCTCCGCTGGAAGTGGTCGAAAACCTTCAGGAGCTTGAAGATGACGGTCAGCCTTACGAAAGCATCGAAGAAATCTGGCCCGACTATCCAACCAAAGACGACTTTTTCTTTAATGAAGACGAGTATTGA
- a CDS encoding RagB/SusD family nutrient uptake outer membrane protein: MKKTILYILITAGLSGAISGCSVVELEPAIDPNNPSLASVGSNASRSQVQNLVTGLEARHRDYVFTITMLFGSLGRELWYLNASDPRWQTDWLGMSGRTANVNMFGYLASYQNPYTAILQANILLDAARNTGSLTDPEKNALSGFAKTIQAYQYMIIANGQFQNGLRFDVKDPLNPGPFLPYAESLTRIKGLLDEANQELGNAGTGAFPMRLTSGFTNNGFSTIASIRQLNRAIAARLSAYRQDWQGTLDALSGSFYSLTGDLNQGPAHTYGAPPDAFNPLFFVLNANVNTLMVVHPSVLRDTLAGDLRVRTKFFRRTAPVTVTSDGTPLSGQYQDRRYPLNTSEVKFFRNEELVLLAAEANAQLGNTAQAVANINRIRTAAGISQYAGATTRDALIDEILFQRRYSLWAEPWGHRWVDLRRYNRLNAQNVDVTFDRGSIFQQLARPQAEINWDEYVKTR, encoded by the coding sequence ATGAAAAAGACGATCTTATATATACTTATTACGGCTGGCCTGTCGGGGGCAATCTCCGGCTGCTCAGTGGTAGAACTCGAACCTGCCATTGACCCCAACAACCCGTCGCTGGCGAGTGTAGGCAGCAATGCGTCGCGTAGTCAGGTACAGAACTTGGTTACCGGATTAGAGGCACGTCACCGCGATTATGTGTTCACTATCACGATGCTTTTCGGTAGTTTAGGCCGCGAACTGTGGTATCTGAACGCATCGGACCCGCGCTGGCAAACCGACTGGCTCGGCATGAGCGGACGCACGGCCAACGTTAATATGTTTGGCTACTTGGCCTCGTACCAGAACCCGTACACGGCTATTCTACAGGCGAATATTTTACTCGATGCCGCACGCAATACTGGTTCGCTGACCGATCCTGAAAAGAACGCCCTATCAGGTTTCGCTAAAACTATCCAGGCGTATCAGTACATGATTATTGCCAACGGACAGTTTCAGAACGGCCTGCGCTTCGACGTAAAAGACCCGCTCAATCCCGGCCCGTTTTTGCCCTACGCCGAGTCGCTGACCCGCATCAAAGGACTACTCGATGAAGCCAATCAGGAACTGGGTAATGCCGGAACGGGCGCGTTTCCGATGCGGCTTACGTCGGGCTTTACCAACAATGGGTTTTCTACCATTGCCAGCATCCGGCAACTGAACCGCGCCATTGCCGCCCGGCTATCGGCCTACCGGCAAGACTGGCAGGGTACGCTCGATGCGCTCAGCGGCTCGTTCTACAGCCTCACGGGCGATCTGAATCAAGGCCCGGCGCATACCTACGGTGCTCCGCCCGATGCGTTCAATCCGCTATTTTTTGTGCTGAATGCCAATGTCAATACGCTGATGGTGGTGCATCCGTCGGTGCTGCGCGATACGCTGGCGGGAGACCTGCGGGTGCGAACCAAGTTTTTTCGCCGAACCGCCCCCGTAACCGTTACGTCTGACGGAACGCCGTTGTCTGGTCAGTATCAGGATCGCCGGTATCCGCTGAATACGTCGGAGGTTAAGTTTTTCCGCAACGAAGAGTTGGTGCTGCTGGCGGCTGAAGCCAACGCGCAATTGGGCAATACGGCGCAGGCCGTTGCCAACATCAACCGGATTCGCACGGCAGCAGGCATTAGTCAATATGCCGGAGCTACTACCCGCGACGCGCTGATCGACGAGATTTTATTTCAGCGTCGGTATTCGCTTTGGGCCGAACCCTGGGGCCACCGCTGGGTCGATTTACGCCGGTACAACCGCCTGAACGCCCAAAACGTCGACGTTACGTTCGACCGGGGCAGCATCTTCCAGCAACTTGCCCGTCCACAGGCCGAAATCAATTGGGACGAATACGTAAAAACCCGATAG
- a CDS encoding SusC/RagA family TonB-linked outer membrane protein: MVHFDKQQLRWFVCLLGLLSSSAALAQYSIRGKVTDPSGQALPGVNLAIKGTNIGSVTDANGTFQITTRQNGPATLVFSAVGFTTRSVDVRGATTLDVSLTETINNLEEVVVTGLASSIKRSNLANAVSTISAQQLLGTTQIQTTDNALYGKLPGVNINTNGGAPGGGTSVQLRGISSLVGASQPLYIVDGVYINNNTNRSGRGTVTGASAIENQDDASNRLSDINPNDIENIEVLKGPSAAAIYGTRANAGVIIITTKRGTSGRTKVSFAQDYGAAIPQRLLGVDNWSEAKIRTFFPAARQQTELDRFRAANGQTWDYEKYFYGNTAPLSNTRLGISGGNERTKFFVSGAITDEKGIIRRTGFKRYSIRANVDQKITNDITLSVGSNYINSVTDRGFTGNQNNTGASIGYNIAYVPNYFNLFADPTTGRYPDNPYFAENPVAVTERGINNSRVNRFIQSFNLTANIYKSEQSLLKFVAQGGLDFTQNTTQVYLPEDLQFQRAQGNPGDVIWGKTENVNTNLQGALVYNWNIGKVNLNSQVGMVRLFFREDRLLTRARGLVGGQVNLRQSQIQEIFDQRFQNVTDIGWFAQQEANWDDKVIATVGIRGDKSTLIGNANQFFYFPKASLAVNVGNFDFFRNSAIGNVFSQFKPRIAYGETAGVPNFGATFSALNPQVVGGILGSVASTALGEVNILPERASELEMGLDFGLFNNRIQVEATYYDKETRDNIQNLALSPASGFATVPSNLARLSNKGWELSLGATPVQTENLRWSTRVLWWQNRILLRQLGIPAYNAGAFGTTLGTFLYQEGFSPTTIVGTRPQRRLPDGTPDPNDTPLLTDGIRTGAFRLGDNQPRFQMSWQNEINFFKYFDLNFLWHWKEGGDNINLTQFLSDSGGTTPGWFNGADVPNGVPEGRRRGIPPHNGADRWVQDASYVRLREVALYYTVPTTALSKVFNNKISRVRIGASAQNPLTFTNYFGYDPETSTFGIQAVASGVDIAPYPTQRRFFGHLVVEF; this comes from the coding sequence ATGGTACATTTCGACAAACAACAACTTCGATGGTTTGTCTGTTTACTGGGTCTGCTGAGTTCGTCGGCAGCACTGGCGCAGTACAGCATCCGGGGTAAAGTAACCGATCCTTCGGGACAGGCTTTGCCGGGCGTGAACTTAGCCATCAAAGGCACCAACATCGGCAGCGTGACCGATGCCAACGGCACCTTCCAGATCACTACCCGGCAGAATGGTCCGGCTACGCTTGTTTTTTCGGCAGTCGGTTTTACCACTCGCAGCGTCGATGTCAGGGGCGCAACAACGCTCGATGTTTCACTGACCGAAACGATCAACAACCTTGAAGAAGTAGTCGTAACGGGTCTGGCATCGAGCATAAAACGAAGCAATCTTGCCAATGCGGTCAGCACGATTTCGGCGCAGCAACTGCTTGGCACTACGCAGATTCAAACCACCGACAACGCGCTATACGGCAAACTGCCGGGCGTAAACATCAACACTAACGGCGGAGCACCGGGTGGCGGCACGTCGGTGCAGTTGCGCGGTATTTCGTCGCTCGTGGGCGCGTCGCAGCCGCTGTATATTGTAGACGGGGTGTATATCAACAACAACACTAACCGCTCCGGGCGGGGCACCGTAACGGGCGCATCGGCTATTGAGAATCAGGATGATGCATCCAACCGCCTGTCAGATATTAACCCGAATGACATTGAAAACATCGAGGTGCTGAAAGGGCCATCGGCGGCTGCCATTTATGGAACGCGGGCCAACGCCGGGGTAATCATCATCACCACCAAACGCGGTACGTCGGGCCGAACGAAGGTATCGTTTGCGCAGGATTATGGCGCGGCTATTCCGCAACGGCTGCTGGGTGTCGATAACTGGAGCGAGGCTAAAATCAGGACATTTTTCCCGGCAGCGCGGCAGCAAACCGAACTCGACCGTTTCCGGGCAGCTAACGGCCAAACCTGGGATTACGAAAAATATTTTTATGGCAATACGGCCCCGCTCTCGAATACGCGGCTCGGCATTTCGGGTGGCAATGAACGTACCAAATTCTTTGTTTCGGGGGCAATTACCGACGAAAAAGGTATCATTCGCCGAACGGGTTTCAAACGGTACTCAATCCGGGCCAACGTCGATCAGAAAATTACGAACGACATTACGCTGTCGGTTGGCTCCAACTACATCAACAGTGTTACCGACCGGGGTTTTACGGGCAATCAGAACAATACGGGTGCCAGTATCGGCTACAACATTGCCTACGTGCCCAACTACTTCAACCTATTTGCCGACCCCACCACGGGCCGCTACCCCGACAACCCGTATTTTGCTGAAAATCCGGTTGCCGTTACCGAGAGAGGCATCAATAACTCACGGGTCAACCGCTTCATTCAGTCGTTCAATCTAACGGCTAATATTTATAAATCGGAGCAGTCACTACTGAAGTTTGTGGCGCAGGGCGGCTTAGATTTCACACAGAACACTACGCAGGTGTATCTGCCCGAAGATTTGCAGTTTCAGCGGGCGCAGGGCAATCCCGGCGACGTAATCTGGGGCAAAACCGAAAACGTAAATACCAACTTGCAGGGAGCGTTGGTGTATAACTGGAACATCGGCAAGGTAAATCTGAACTCGCAGGTGGGCATGGTGCGGCTATTTTTCCGCGAAGACCGGCTGCTGACCCGCGCCCGGGGCCTGGTTGGTGGGCAGGTAAACCTGCGGCAGAGCCAGATTCAGGAGATTTTCGACCAGCGATTTCAGAATGTGACCGATATTGGCTGGTTTGCCCAACAGGAAGCTAACTGGGACGATAAGGTGATTGCTACGGTGGGTATTCGGGGCGATAAATCGACATTGATTGGTAACGCCAACCAGTTCTTCTACTTCCCAAAAGCGTCGCTGGCCGTTAATGTCGGCAACTTCGATTTCTTCCGCAACTCGGCTATCGGCAATGTATTCTCGCAGTTTAAACCGCGCATAGCTTACGGCGAAACGGCGGGCGTACCCAACTTTGGTGCTACGTTCTCGGCCCTGAACCCGCAGGTAGTGGGCGGTATTCTGGGTTCGGTGGCCTCAACTGCGCTGGGCGAGGTAAATATTCTGCCCGAGCGGGCGTCTGAATTAGAAATGGGGCTTGATTTTGGCCTGTTCAACAACCGCATTCAGGTTGAAGCGACGTACTACGACAAAGAAACCCGCGACAACATTCAGAACTTAGCTCTCTCGCCCGCATCGGGTTTCGCCACGGTGCCGAGCAATCTGGCCCGGTTAAGCAACAAAGGGTGGGAACTCTCGCTGGGAGCCACGCCCGTACAGACCGAAAACCTCCGCTGGTCGACGCGGGTGTTGTGGTGGCAAAACCGGATTCTGCTGCGGCAATTAGGCATTCCGGCCTACAACGCCGGGGCGTTCGGAACTACGCTCGGCACGTTCCTGTATCAGGAAGGCTTCTCGCCCACCACCATCGTAGGCACGCGCCCACAACGCCGACTTCCCGACGGTACACCCGACCCCAATGATACGCCTTTGCTGACCGACGGCATCCGCACCGGCGCGTTCCGGCTGGGCGACAACCAACCGCGTTTTCAGATGTCGTGGCAGAACGAGATTAACTTCTTCAAGTACTTCGACCTGAACTTTTTGTGGCACTGGAAAGAAGGCGGAGATAACATTAACCTGACGCAGTTTCTGTCGGATTCGGGCGGTACAACGCCGGGCTGGTTCAACGGAGCCGACGTACCCAATGGCGTGCCCGAAGGCCGTCGGCGCGGGATACCACCCCACAATGGTGCCGACCGTTGGGTGCAGGATGCGAGCTACGTTCGTTTGCGTGAAGTAGCTCTGTATTACACCGTTCCGACTACGGCGTTGAGCAAGGTGTTCAACAACAAAATTTCGCGGGTACGCATTGGGGCTTCGGCGCAAAACCCGCTTACGTTCACCAACTATTTCGGCTACGATCCCGAAACGTCAACGTTTGGTATTCAGGCTGTAGCGTCGGGCGTCGATATTGCGCCGTACCCTACGCAGCGTCGTTTCTTCGGGCATTTGGTAGTTGAGTTTTAA
- a CDS encoding sterol desaturase family protein: MLLNVALVIGTFFFMEGVAWFTHKYVMHGFLWSWHRDHHNHHKGFFERNDLFAVVFATVAITLIVAGVELPEYRFLAWIGAGVTLYGIFYFVFHDVIVHRRAKLNIDTNGRYMQRIMRAHYIHHKVHTKEGAEAFGFLYAPKKYDRAVRSKSVEADSAN; the protein is encoded by the coding sequence ATGCTACTAAACGTTGCGCTGGTCATTGGTACATTCTTTTTCATGGAGGGGGTTGCCTGGTTTACGCATAAATATGTCATGCACGGATTTCTGTGGAGTTGGCACCGCGACCATCACAACCACCACAAAGGCTTTTTTGAACGAAACGATCTATTCGCAGTTGTGTTTGCCACCGTGGCGATTACGCTGATTGTTGCGGGTGTTGAATTGCCGGAATATCGGTTTCTGGCCTGGATTGGCGCGGGCGTTACGCTTTATGGCATTTTCTATTTTGTGTTTCATGATGTCATCGTTCATCGCCGGGCCAAGCTAAATATCGACACAAACGGGCGGTATATGCAACGCATTATGCGGGCGCACTACATCCACCATAAAGTACATACCAAAGAAGGAGCCGAAGCATTTGGATTTTTATACGCCCCCAAAAAATACGACCGGGCCGTTCGGAGCAAATCTGTCGAGGCCGATTCGGCAAATTAA